A stretch of Caballeronia sp. SL2Y3 DNA encodes these proteins:
- a CDS encoding gallate dioxygenase, with amino-acid sequence MARIIGGIAASHTPTIGFAFDKNKRDDPVWAPIFENFAPLAKWLEEKRPDVILTIYNDHVTSFFFDHYSAFALGVGPEWHVADEGGGARDLPPIKGHPALAAHIGTSLMTDEFDMSFFQNKALDHGCFSPLSMLCPHKPEWPVKIVPLQMGVLQLPIPSARRFYKLGQALRRAIESYPEDIKVAILATGGLSHQVHGERAGFNNTEWDQRFLDLFERDPEQLAEMTIAEYAELGGYEGAEVIMWLTMRGALSSSVVCKHRSYYLPSMAGIATAIYEGEDSETKPAIIERHRRRMAIELTDVEKLQGTYPFSIETAVRAYRINDYLHRMVEPAHREAFQQDPEASFEAAGLSEAERDMIRRRDWRALLHYGVIFFMLEKLGAVTGVSNLHIYAAMRGQTLEEFQKTRNAPGALYSVAGKGGGKLDWDKAEQGKQ; translated from the coding sequence ATGGCCCGCATCATCGGTGGCATCGCCGCCTCGCACACGCCCACCATCGGCTTCGCATTCGACAAGAACAAGCGCGACGACCCGGTCTGGGCGCCGATCTTCGAAAACTTCGCGCCGCTCGCGAAGTGGCTCGAAGAGAAGCGCCCCGATGTGATCCTGACCATCTATAACGATCACGTCACCTCATTCTTCTTCGATCATTACTCGGCGTTCGCATTGGGCGTAGGTCCCGAATGGCACGTCGCGGACGAAGGCGGCGGCGCGCGCGATCTTCCGCCGATCAAGGGACATCCGGCGCTTGCCGCGCACATCGGCACCTCGCTGATGACCGACGAGTTCGACATGTCGTTCTTCCAGAACAAGGCGCTCGATCACGGCTGCTTCTCGCCGCTGTCGATGCTGTGCCCGCACAAGCCCGAATGGCCCGTGAAGATCGTGCCGCTGCAAATGGGCGTGCTGCAATTGCCGATACCGAGCGCGCGACGCTTCTACAAGCTCGGTCAGGCGCTGCGCCGCGCCATCGAAAGCTATCCGGAAGACATCAAGGTCGCGATTCTCGCGACGGGCGGTCTTTCGCATCAGGTGCATGGCGAACGCGCCGGCTTCAACAACACCGAATGGGACCAGCGTTTCCTCGATCTCTTCGAACGTGATCCCGAACAACTCGCCGAGATGACGATCGCCGAATACGCGGAACTGGGCGGCTACGAGGGCGCGGAAGTCATCATGTGGCTGACCATGCGCGGCGCGCTGTCGTCCAGCGTGGTCTGCAAGCACCGCAGCTACTACTTGCCGTCGATGGCCGGCATCGCGACTGCCATCTACGAAGGCGAGGACAGCGAGACGAAGCCCGCGATCATCGAGCGGCATCGTCGGCGCATGGCGATCGAATTGACCGACGTCGAGAAGCTGCAAGGCACGTATCCGTTCAGCATCGAAACGGCGGTGCGCGCGTATCGCATCAACGACTATCTGCATCGCATGGTGGAGCCCGCGCATCGCGAAGCCTTTCAGCAAGACCCGGAAGCGAGCTTTGAGGCCGCCGGTCTCAGCGAAGCAGAACGCGACATGATCCGCCGCCGCGACTGGCGCGCGCTGCTGCATTACGGCGTGATCTTCTTCATGCTCGAAAAGCTCGGCGCGGTAACGGGCGTGTCGAACCTGCACATCTATGCCGCCATGCGCGGCCAGACGCTCGAAGAATTCCAGAAGACGCGCAATGCGCCGGGCGCGCTGTATTCGGTCGCGGGCAAGGGCGGCGGCAAGCTCGACTGGGACAAGGCGGAGCAGGGCAAACAATAA
- a CDS encoding aromatic acid/H+ symport family MFS transporter, whose product MTSGRTIDIKAFIDERPISAYQWLLVALCFLVVTADGMDVAIMGFVAPSIIADWHISRPAFGLVMSAAPIGLVIGALAAGPASDRIGRKGVLITSVFLFGVFTIATAFTTTPTSMALLRVLTGIGLGAAMPNTTTLLSEYAPQRKRALLITIMFTGFNLGSALIGFVAGWLIPTHGWRSVLIFGGGLPLVLIPLQIWLLPESARLLAVRGATSQKIGKVLGRVCGARFTGDETFVSTEPPLPTKRPIGVLFSHGYGLLTAALWVTYFMGLLVIYLLTGWLPTLMKDAGLTVSAAANITAMFQIGGTIGAIIVGWIMDRVRPAPVISAAYLGGAVCVLGLAWIGALSSSLAVLVFAAGFCMSGAQTGLNAFAPGRYPTVARATGVSWMLGMGRFGSIFGSAFGGALLGLGWQFGAILAMLAIPATLAGIAILVAQRSRTADAAPQTTAAH is encoded by the coding sequence ATGACTAGCGGCAGAACCATCGACATCAAGGCGTTCATCGACGAGCGGCCCATTTCCGCCTACCAGTGGCTGCTGGTGGCGCTGTGCTTTCTCGTCGTGACGGCCGACGGCATGGACGTGGCCATCATGGGCTTCGTCGCGCCGTCGATCATCGCGGACTGGCACATCTCGCGCCCCGCCTTCGGGCTCGTAATGAGCGCCGCGCCCATCGGACTCGTGATCGGCGCGCTGGCCGCCGGGCCGGCGTCGGACCGCATCGGAAGAAAAGGAGTCCTGATTACGTCGGTGTTCCTGTTCGGCGTGTTCACTATCGCCACGGCGTTCACCACAACGCCAACGAGCATGGCGTTGCTGCGCGTGCTGACGGGTATCGGCCTCGGCGCCGCGATGCCCAACACCACGACGCTGCTCTCCGAGTACGCGCCGCAACGCAAGCGCGCGCTGCTCATCACCATCATGTTCACGGGCTTCAATCTCGGCTCGGCGTTGATCGGCTTCGTCGCGGGCTGGCTCATTCCGACGCATGGCTGGCGTTCGGTGCTGATCTTCGGCGGCGGCCTGCCGCTCGTGCTGATTCCGCTGCAAATCTGGCTGCTGCCCGAATCGGCGCGTCTCCTGGCGGTGCGCGGCGCGACCTCGCAAAAGATCGGCAAGGTGCTGGGCCGTGTGTGCGGCGCGCGCTTCACGGGCGATGAAACCTTCGTGTCGACCGAGCCGCCGCTGCCGACCAAGCGCCCCATCGGCGTGCTGTTCTCGCACGGCTACGGCCTTCTGACGGCGGCGCTGTGGGTGACGTACTTCATGGGCCTGCTCGTGATTTATCTGCTCACCGGCTGGCTGCCGACGCTGATGAAAGACGCCGGCCTCACGGTATCGGCGGCTGCCAACATCACGGCCATGTTCCAGATCGGCGGCACCATCGGCGCGATTATCGTCGGATGGATCATGGACCGCGTGCGCCCCGCGCCGGTCATCAGCGCAGCGTATCTCGGCGGCGCGGTGTGCGTGCTCGGGCTTGCGTGGATCGGTGCGCTGTCGTCGTCGCTCGCGGTTCTCGTGTTTGCCGCCGGCTTCTGCATGAGCGGCGCGCAAACGGGCCTCAACGCATTCGCGCCGGGCCGCTATCCGACGGTCGCGCGCGCCACCGGCGTGAGCTGGATGCTCGGCATGGGCCGCTTCGGCAGCATCTTCGGTTCCGCGTTCGGCGGCGCATTGCTCGGCCTCGGCTGGCAGTTCGGCGCCATCCTCGCGATGCTCGCTATTCCCGCGACGCTCGCAGGCATAGCCATTCTCGTCGCGCAGCGCAGCCGCACGGCCGATGCCGCCCCGCAGACGACCGCTGCACATTGA